A stretch of Acropora muricata isolate sample 2 chromosome 7, ASM3666990v1, whole genome shotgun sequence DNA encodes these proteins:
- the LOC136922054 gene encoding lipid droplet-associated hydrolase-like isoform X1: MVDSLACSLVKEVVFVNGLPTVISKILPRCRIHKFVIVVIPGNPGLAEFYDVFVTSLFNSLKGQWPIYAISHAGHSPTTEYPVNPFPKSSIDKATAVKSFFPLTLNEQIVHKNEFLKSHIPPHSKIILIGHSIGAYIILNILKTCDRAADITKAILLFPTFERMSVSPSGRYVTPAVRYFKWFAVSAVAVFSVLPESVRRFLINWWLSDRKNLMIGSVESVLKLLTPQSIIGVVTMADNEMKEVVNRDDVVIEKHLDKFIFYYGVIDNWTPVSYYEDIRKRFPDGEIYLCQKNFQHAFVLESSHEVAEMVSSWIQKTADPKLWHARCSHQDGGDQNSLASNFGMCKQ; encoded by the exons ATGGTAGATTCACTCGCGTGTAGTCTCGTGAAGGAAGTTGTCTTTGTGAATGGGCTGCCAACAGTTATATCAAAAATTTTGCCACGATGTAGAATTCACAAGTTTGTGATTGTTGTGATTCCTGGAAATCCTGGTTTAGCTGAATTTTACGACGTTTTTGTCACCTCTTTATTTAACTCCCTCAAAGGTCAATGGCCGATTTATGCCATTTCCCATGCAG GTCATTCACCAACAACAGAATACCCTGTGAATCCATTTCCTAAATCATCCATTGACAAAGCCACGGCTGTGAAGAGTTTTTTCCCATTAACCCTTAATGAACAAATTGTTCACAAGAATGAATTCCTTAAGAGTCACATTCCTCCACATTCCAAAATAATTCTTATTGGACACTCTATAGGTGCTTATATAATTCTTAATATCTTGAAAACTTGTGACAGAGCTGCAGACATCACCAAAGCAATTCTGTTATTTCCTACATTTGAGAGAATGTCAGTTTCACCAAGTGGTAGATATGTCACACCAGCAGTGAGGTATTTCAAGTGGTTTGCAGTAAGTGCCGTGGCTGTGTTTTCAGTTCTTCCTGAATCTGTGAGAAGGTTTCTCATAAATTGGTGGCTGAGTGACAGAAAAAACCTGATGATTGGTTCAGTGGAGTCTGTTCTCAAGCTTCTCACTCCACAGTCAATAATTGGTGTTGTTACAATGGCTGACAATGAAATGAAGGAAGTTGTCAATCGGGATGATGTG gtaattgaaaaacatttggataaatttattttttactatGGTGTCATTGACAACTGGACCCCAGTCTCCTATTATGAGGACATTAGAAAGAGGTTTCCTGATGGCGAGATATATTTGTGTCAAAAGAACTTTCAACATGCATTTGTCCTAGAATCTTCGCATGAAGTTGCTGAAATGGTGTCATCATGGATTCAGAAG ACCGCGGATCCAAAGCTGTGGCACGCAAGGTGTTctcaccaagatggcggcgatcaAAATAGCCTGGCTTCAAATTTTGGCATGTGCAAACAATAG
- the LOC136922054 gene encoding lipid droplet-associated hydrolase-like isoform X3 encodes MVDSLACSLVKEVVFVNGLPTVISKILPRCRIHKFVIVVIPGNPGLAEFYDVFVTSLFNSLKGQWPIYAISHAGHSPTTEYPVNPFPKSSIDKATAVKSFFPLTLNEQIVHKNEFLKSHIPPHSKIILIGHSIGAYIILNILKTCDRAADITKAILLFPTFERMSVSPSGRYVTPAVRYFKWFAVSAVAVFSVLPESVRRFLINWWLSDRKNLMIGSVESVLKLLTPQSIIGVVTMADNEMKEVVNRDDVVIEKHLDKFIFYYGVIDNWTPVSYYEDIRKRFPDGEIYLCQKNFQHAFVLESSHEVAEMVSSWIQKVTQ; translated from the exons ATGGTAGATTCACTCGCGTGTAGTCTCGTGAAGGAAGTTGTCTTTGTGAATGGGCTGCCAACAGTTATATCAAAAATTTTGCCACGATGTAGAATTCACAAGTTTGTGATTGTTGTGATTCCTGGAAATCCTGGTTTAGCTGAATTTTACGACGTTTTTGTCACCTCTTTATTTAACTCCCTCAAAGGTCAATGGCCGATTTATGCCATTTCCCATGCAG GTCATTCACCAACAACAGAATACCCTGTGAATCCATTTCCTAAATCATCCATTGACAAAGCCACGGCTGTGAAGAGTTTTTTCCCATTAACCCTTAATGAACAAATTGTTCACAAGAATGAATTCCTTAAGAGTCACATTCCTCCACATTCCAAAATAATTCTTATTGGACACTCTATAGGTGCTTATATAATTCTTAATATCTTGAAAACTTGTGACAGAGCTGCAGACATCACCAAAGCAATTCTGTTATTTCCTACATTTGAGAGAATGTCAGTTTCACCAAGTGGTAGATATGTCACACCAGCAGTGAGGTATTTCAAGTGGTTTGCAGTAAGTGCCGTGGCTGTGTTTTCAGTTCTTCCTGAATCTGTGAGAAGGTTTCTCATAAATTGGTGGCTGAGTGACAGAAAAAACCTGATGATTGGTTCAGTGGAGTCTGTTCTCAAGCTTCTCACTCCACAGTCAATAATTGGTGTTGTTACAATGGCTGACAATGAAATGAAGGAAGTTGTCAATCGGGATGATGTG gtaattgaaaaacatttggataaatttattttttactatGGTGTCATTGACAACTGGACCCCAGTCTCCTATTATGAGGACATTAGAAAGAGGTTTCCTGATGGCGAGATATATTTGTGTCAAAAGAACTTTCAACATGCATTTGTCCTAGAATCTTCGCATGAAGTTGCTGAAATGGTGTCATCATGGATTCAGAAG GTTACACAGTAG
- the LOC136922051 gene encoding QRFP-like peptide receptor isoform X1, whose translation MEENMSFNCTESNAFWDFKKYSIETVDVVFAVFYSLLLVFGLTGNCLVITVIRKTRSMHTTTNILLVNLAVSDIVILLWCPRTYSFVFYPIHPTGITGDYICKVFTGNAIITVGIASSVLTLTVLAIERYHALIKPMRTELRLTFERVKYVIFFIWIGSVLISLPDFLANKYSQHYARCICPFSLETASLLRGHVICLATFLGFVPFIILAYCYCQIIRGLFFENTVCSEAPSGSGNDGTKKRLAKLLLSVTVAFYVCYIPYGAFILFIALEDRRKLVYNEETLSLLLRVFELLVTSSSCLNPILYAFRSSNYREGFKTIFTKHTAVHSKSLVFTLHKSVGTHDAMISQEKDVDV comes from the coding sequence ATGGAAGAGAACATGTCCTTTAACTGCACTGAGTCTAACGCCTTTTGGGATTTCAAAAAGTACTCAATTGAGACCGTAGACGTTGTTTTTGCGGTTTTTTATTCACtgcttttggtttttggtttgaCAGGAAACTGTTTAGTTATTACAGTGATTCGCAAAACAAGGAGCATGCATACAACCACAAACATTCTCCTCGTGAACTTAGCCGTCAGCGATATTGTCATTCTACTTTGGTGCCCCAGAACTTACAGCTTTGTGTTCTACCCAATACATCCAACTGGAATAACTGGAGATTACATCTGCAAGGTTTTCACTGGCAACGCTATTATCACCGTGGGAATAGCCAGCTCTGTTTTAACGCTGACCGTTTTGGCTATCGAACGCTATCACGCCTTGATAAAACCAATGCGCACAGAACTTCGGCTAACCTTTGAACGTGTCAAATATGTTATCTTCTTTATTTGGATCGGCTCAGTCTTAATAAGCCTTCCGGATTTTTTAGCAAACAAGTATAGTCAGCATTACGCACGATGCATATGTCCTTTTAGTTTGGAAACCGCCTCTTTGCTCCGCGGGCATGTTATTTGCTTAGCTACGTTTCTGGGATTTGTCCCGTTTATTATTCTCGCTTATTGTTATTGCCAGATTATACGAGGCTTATTTTTTGAGAACACTGTTTGTTCCGAAGCGCCTTCCGGTAGTGGAAACGATGGTACGAAAAAACGACTCGCTAAGCTTCTTTTAAGCGTGACAGTGGCATTTTACGTTTGTTATATTCCGTATGGCGCATTCATTTTATTCATCGCCCTAGAAGACCGCCGTAAACTCGTCTATAACGAGGAAACTCTATCACTTCTTCTGCGAGTTTTCGAACTTTTGGTGACTTCGAGCTCTTGTTTAAACCCAATTCTTTATGCGTTTCGCAGTTCAAATTACAGGGAAGGTTTTAAAACGATATTTACTAAACACACTGCTGTTCACTCTAAAAGCTTGGTATTTACCCTGCACAAGAGTGTTGGCACTCATGATGCCATGATTTCCCAGGAGAAAGATGTAGATGTTTAG
- the LOC136922051 gene encoding QRFP-like peptide receptor isoform X2 — protein sequence MHTTTNILLVNLAVSDIVILLWCPRTYSFVFYPIHPTGITGDYICKVFTGNAIITVGIASSVLTLTVLAIERYHALIKPMRTELRLTFERVKYVIFFIWIGSVLISLPDFLANKYSQHYARCICPFSLETASLLRGHVICLATFLGFVPFIILAYCYCQIIRGLFFENTVCSEAPSGSGNDGTKKRLAKLLLSVTVAFYVCYIPYGAFILFIALEDRRKLVYNEETLSLLLRVFELLVTSSSCLNPILYAFRSSNYREGFKTIFTKHTAVHSKSLVFTLHKSVGTHDAMISQEKDVDV from the coding sequence ATGCATACAACCACAAACATTCTCCTCGTGAACTTAGCCGTCAGCGATATTGTCATTCTACTTTGGTGCCCCAGAACTTACAGCTTTGTGTTCTACCCAATACATCCAACTGGAATAACTGGAGATTACATCTGCAAGGTTTTCACTGGCAACGCTATTATCACCGTGGGAATAGCCAGCTCTGTTTTAACGCTGACCGTTTTGGCTATCGAACGCTATCACGCCTTGATAAAACCAATGCGCACAGAACTTCGGCTAACCTTTGAACGTGTCAAATATGTTATCTTCTTTATTTGGATCGGCTCAGTCTTAATAAGCCTTCCGGATTTTTTAGCAAACAAGTATAGTCAGCATTACGCACGATGCATATGTCCTTTTAGTTTGGAAACCGCCTCTTTGCTCCGCGGGCATGTTATTTGCTTAGCTACGTTTCTGGGATTTGTCCCGTTTATTATTCTCGCTTATTGTTATTGCCAGATTATACGAGGCTTATTTTTTGAGAACACTGTTTGTTCCGAAGCGCCTTCCGGTAGTGGAAACGATGGTACGAAAAAACGACTCGCTAAGCTTCTTTTAAGCGTGACAGTGGCATTTTACGTTTGTTATATTCCGTATGGCGCATTCATTTTATTCATCGCCCTAGAAGACCGCCGTAAACTCGTCTATAACGAGGAAACTCTATCACTTCTTCTGCGAGTTTTCGAACTTTTGGTGACTTCGAGCTCTTGTTTAAACCCAATTCTTTATGCGTTTCGCAGTTCAAATTACAGGGAAGGTTTTAAAACGATATTTACTAAACACACTGCTGTTCACTCTAAAAGCTTGGTATTTACCCTGCACAAGAGTGTTGGCACTCATGATGCCATGATTTCCCAGGAGAAAGATGTAGATGTTTAG
- the LOC136922054 gene encoding lipid droplet-associated hydrolase-like isoform X2 has product MVDSLACSLVKEVVFVNGLPTVISKILPRCRIHKFVIVVIPGNPGLAEFYDVFVTSLFNSLKGQWPIYAISHAGHSPTTEYPVNPFPKSSIDKATAVKSFFPLTLNEQIVHKNEFLKSHIPPHSKIILIGHSIGAYIILNILKTCDRAADITKAILLFPTFERMSVSPSGRYVTPAVRYFKWFAVSAVAVFSVLPESVRRFLINWWLSDRKNLMIGSVESVLKLLTPQSIIGVVTMADNEMKEVVNRDDVVIEKHLDKFIFYYGVIDNWTPVSYYEDIRKRFPDGEIYLCQKNFQHAFVLESSHEVAEMVSSWIQKMRNRTATPARFESI; this is encoded by the exons ATGGTAGATTCACTCGCGTGTAGTCTCGTGAAGGAAGTTGTCTTTGTGAATGGGCTGCCAACAGTTATATCAAAAATTTTGCCACGATGTAGAATTCACAAGTTTGTGATTGTTGTGATTCCTGGAAATCCTGGTTTAGCTGAATTTTACGACGTTTTTGTCACCTCTTTATTTAACTCCCTCAAAGGTCAATGGCCGATTTATGCCATTTCCCATGCAG GTCATTCACCAACAACAGAATACCCTGTGAATCCATTTCCTAAATCATCCATTGACAAAGCCACGGCTGTGAAGAGTTTTTTCCCATTAACCCTTAATGAACAAATTGTTCACAAGAATGAATTCCTTAAGAGTCACATTCCTCCACATTCCAAAATAATTCTTATTGGACACTCTATAGGTGCTTATATAATTCTTAATATCTTGAAAACTTGTGACAGAGCTGCAGACATCACCAAAGCAATTCTGTTATTTCCTACATTTGAGAGAATGTCAGTTTCACCAAGTGGTAGATATGTCACACCAGCAGTGAGGTATTTCAAGTGGTTTGCAGTAAGTGCCGTGGCTGTGTTTTCAGTTCTTCCTGAATCTGTGAGAAGGTTTCTCATAAATTGGTGGCTGAGTGACAGAAAAAACCTGATGATTGGTTCAGTGGAGTCTGTTCTCAAGCTTCTCACTCCACAGTCAATAATTGGTGTTGTTACAATGGCTGACAATGAAATGAAGGAAGTTGTCAATCGGGATGATGTG gtaattgaaaaacatttggataaatttattttttactatGGTGTCATTGACAACTGGACCCCAGTCTCCTATTATGAGGACATTAGAAAGAGGTTTCCTGATGGCGAGATATATTTGTGTCAAAAGAACTTTCAACATGCATTTGTCCTAGAATCTTCGCATGAAGTTGCTGAAATGGTGTCATCATGGATTCAGAAG ATGAGAAATAGAACAGCTACTCCAGCGCGCTTCGAGTCCATATGA